In Chlorocebus sabaeus isolate Y175 chromosome 11, mChlSab1.0.hap1, whole genome shotgun sequence, one DNA window encodes the following:
- the LOC119620680 gene encoding small ribosomal subunit protein eS27-like has product MPFGKAVLHCSPEMERRQHKKQGLVQSLNSYFMDMKCPGCYKIGTILSHAQIVVLWVVCSTVLCQLIGGKARLTEECSFRWKQH; this is encoded by the coding sequence ATGCCTTTTGGGAAGGCTGTCCTTCACTGTTCTCCAGAAATGGAGAGGAGGCAACACAAGAAGCAGGGCCTGGTGCAGAGTCTCAATTCCTACTTCATggatatgaaatgtccaggatgTTATAAGATCGGCACCATTCTTAGCCATGCACAAATAGTAGTTTTGTGGGTGGTCTGTTCCACTGTCCTCTGTCAGCTTATAGGAGGAAAAGCAAGGCTTACGGAAGAATGTTCCTTCAGGTGGAAGCAGCACTAA